A single window of Leptolyngbya ohadii IS1 DNA harbors:
- a CDS encoding chlorophyll a/b-binding protein: METRSTDLPPVAKAYNQIDRNAFVFGWNPQAELWNGRLAMIGFVAYLLWDLGGYSVVRDLFHLV; encoded by the coding sequence ATGGAAACTCGTTCTACCGATCTTCCCCCCGTTGCTAAGGCATACAACCAAATCGATCGCAACGCATTTGTCTTTGGCTGGAATCCCCAGGCAGAACTGTGGAATGGTCGTCTGGCAATGATCGGCTTCGTCGCATACCTGCTGTGGGATCTGGGCGGTTACAGTGTTGTGCGCGATCTGTTCCACCTGGTATAG
- the crtW gene encoding beta-carotene ketolase CrtW, which yields MTGVTYKYLHPSEIEQKSASESSLALSIALAVIGIWAVSLIGLLSLDLSQIPGWVVPVAMLWQMFLYTGLFITAHDAMHGAIFPANVKVNNAIGTLCVLLYGLFSYKKMLKKHWMHHHHPASELDPDFHDGKHRNPVVWYLHFMQNYWSWRRLFGLMIIFNLVEFFLHVPERNLVLFWVVPSIASSLQLFFFGTFLPHREPKGGYPSVHRTKTFALPTLLSFLACYHFGYHEEHHEYPRVPWWRLPQVYQARLQKVPS from the coding sequence TTGACTGGCGTAACGTATAAGTATTTGCATCCGAGCGAGATTGAGCAAAAATCGGCATCCGAATCATCTTTGGCTCTCTCGATCGCGCTTGCAGTGATTGGAATTTGGGCAGTTAGCCTGATTGGTTTACTCTCCCTCGATCTGAGTCAAATTCCGGGCTGGGTTGTTCCGGTGGCAATGCTGTGGCAGATGTTCCTGTACACGGGACTGTTCATTACTGCCCACGATGCCATGCACGGTGCCATCTTTCCGGCGAACGTCAAGGTAAACAACGCGATCGGCACACTCTGCGTCCTGCTCTACGGCTTATTCTCCTATAAAAAGATGCTCAAAAAGCACTGGATGCACCACCATCATCCCGCCAGTGAACTTGACCCCGATTTTCATGACGGCAAGCACAGGAACCCGGTGGTCTGGTATCTGCACTTCATGCAAAATTACTGGAGCTGGCGACGGCTGTTTGGACTGATGATCATCTTTAATCTCGTCGAGTTTTTCCTGCACGTTCCGGAGCGCAATCTCGTACTGTTCTGGGTTGTTCCTTCGATCGCAAGCTCCCTCCAGCTTTTCTTTTTCGGCACCTTCCTGCCCCACCGGGAGCCAAAGGGCGGCTATCCCAGCGTTCACCGCACAAAAACCTTTGCCCTGCCAACTCTCCTGTCGTTCCTCGCCTGCTATCACTTTGGCTACCACGAAGAACATCACGAGTATCCCCGTGTTCCCTGGTGGCGATTACCGCAAGTGTATCAAGCAAGACTGCAAAAGGTTCCTTCTTAG
- a CDS encoding radical SAM protein — MPPLVANYYLTYRCNARCHFCDIWALEPKQEASLETIAQNLRDLRRLGVRYVDFTGGEPLLRHDVGEIYKTAKDLGFATSMTTNTILYPKKAEEIRGLIDFLNFSLDGGDAETHDQSRGVKIFDTLVESVKIALSLGEYPVLNHTVTAQNFDRIGEVAELGQKLGVRVWLNPAFTAHSNYNSKKNPTPEIAQAIESTAKRYKNVGYNRAALAFIAAGGNDTQNPRCKAVDAVIAISPHDELLLPCYHFAQTGVPIEGRLYELYRESETVEEYRQSQGKLSVCEGCTVWCYLIPSFFKGVDKYWFLNQMTYAGEFLARKRFLQRSNKNELTPV; from the coding sequence ATGCCACCTCTCGTCGCCAACTACTATCTCACTTACCGCTGCAATGCCCGCTGCCACTTCTGCGATATCTGGGCACTGGAACCTAAGCAGGAGGCAAGCCTGGAAACGATCGCCCAAAACCTGCGTGACCTGAGGCGATTGGGTGTAAGGTATGTAGACTTTACGGGAGGGGAACCACTGCTGCGTCACGACGTGGGCGAGATCTACAAAACCGCCAAGGATCTGGGTTTTGCCACCAGCATGACCACCAATACCATCCTCTACCCCAAAAAAGCAGAGGAAATTCGGGGACTTATAGACTTCCTCAACTTCTCTCTGGACGGAGGCGATGCCGAAACCCACGACCAGTCCAGAGGCGTCAAGATTTTTGATACCCTCGTCGAGTCGGTCAAGATTGCCCTGTCGCTGGGCGAGTATCCGGTACTGAACCACACGGTGACGGCGCAAAACTTCGATCGCATCGGGGAAGTCGCGGAGCTGGGGCAGAAGCTGGGCGTGCGCGTGTGGCTCAATCCGGCATTTACGGCGCACAGCAACTACAACAGCAAGAAAAATCCCACCCCCGAAATTGCCCAGGCGATCGAGTCAACTGCCAAACGGTATAAAAATGTTGGCTACAATAGGGCTGCCCTGGCATTTATTGCGGCGGGGGGTAACGATACGCAAAATCCGCGATGTAAAGCGGTCGATGCGGTCATTGCCATTTCGCCCCACGATGAGCTATTGCTACCCTGCTACCACTTTGCCCAAACTGGTGTTCCGATCGAAGGTCGGCTCTATGAGCTGTACCGTGAATCCGAAACGGTTGAGGAATATCGCCAGTCTCAGGGAAAGCTATCCGTATGCGAAGGCTGTACGGTGTGGTGCTACCTCATCCCTAGCTTCTTTAAGGGCGTCGATAAATACTGGTTCCTCAATCAAATGACCTATGCCGGAGAATTCCTGGCGCGAAAGCGATTCCTTCAGCGATCCAATAAGAATGAACTCACTCCTGTCTGA
- a CDS encoding glycosyltransferase encodes MNSLLSDLPEPQDNLDDTFDESEVIEPLFDRGMSGRRQKAAVALTMIWGSTIALHFISWSLWLIWGITALMSIHGLRVLLARPLPPAKLLTSDAPEDYPYISLLVAAKNEEAVIASLVKDLCSLDYPKDRYDLWFVDDNSTDRTPEVLAQLAKEYPQLHIVRRAANAGGGKSGALNEVWEQTQGEIIAVFDADAQVPKELLRRVAPLFERETVGAVQVRKAIANSMTNLWTRGQTAEMAFDSYVQQQRIAIGGIGELRGNGQFVRRTALEHCGGWNEETITDDLDLTLRLHISRWDIDLLMTPPVGEEGVTTSTALWHQRNRWAEGGYQRYLDYWRLLARNRMGTGKSIDLAMFMMSQYILPTASIPDLLMAFVRSTPPVLAPITSLMITFSLINMFLGIRATQKETVRSQNAAGIARSRRLPIGVANAMAQTLFGTIYMLHWIPVMATTTLRMAIRPKRLKWVKTVHHGSTHG; translated from the coding sequence ATGAACTCACTCCTGTCTGATCTGCCTGAACCTCAGGACAATTTAGACGATACCTTTGACGAGTCGGAAGTCATTGAGCCTCTGTTTGATCGGGGCATGAGCGGACGAAGACAAAAAGCAGCCGTTGCGCTGACGATGATCTGGGGTAGCACGATCGCCCTCCACTTCATTTCCTGGAGCCTGTGGCTCATCTGGGGCATTACTGCTCTAATGAGTATTCACGGTCTGCGTGTGCTGCTTGCCCGTCCGCTTCCCCCCGCCAAACTGCTCACCAGCGATGCCCCGGAGGACTATCCTTATATCTCGCTGCTGGTTGCCGCCAAAAACGAGGAAGCCGTCATTGCTTCTCTGGTGAAGGATCTGTGCAGTCTGGACTACCCGAAGGATCGCTACGATCTTTGGTTTGTGGATGACAACAGCACCGATCGCACGCCAGAAGTGTTAGCGCAGCTTGCTAAAGAGTATCCGCAGCTTCACATTGTTCGTCGGGCTGCCAATGCGGGGGGCGGCAAGTCCGGTGCCCTGAATGAAGTTTGGGAACAGACCCAGGGTGAGATCATTGCCGTCTTCGATGCCGATGCCCAGGTGCCGAAGGAGCTTTTGCGGCGGGTTGCTCCCCTGTTTGAGCGGGAAACCGTGGGAGCTGTTCAGGTGCGGAAGGCGATCGCCAACTCCATGACCAACCTCTGGACACGCGGACAGACAGCGGAAATGGCGTTCGATAGCTACGTCCAGCAGCAAAGAATTGCGATCGGCGGCATTGGCGAACTGCGGGGCAACGGTCAGTTTGTGCGGCGGACTGCCCTGGAACACTGCGGCGGCTGGAACGAGGAAACCATTACGGACGACCTGGATCTGACGCTGCGGCTGCATATTAGCCGCTGGGATATCGACCTGCTCATGACTCCTCCCGTTGGCGAAGAGGGCGTGACGACTTCCACTGCACTCTGGCATCAGCGCAACCGCTGGGCGGAGGGTGGCTATCAGCGCTACCTGGACTACTGGCGACTGCTGGCTCGCAACCGGATGGGCACGGGCAAGTCGATCGACCTTGCAATGTTCATGATGTCCCAGTACATCCTGCCAACTGCCTCTATCCCGGATCTGCTGATGGCATTCGTCCGCAGTACGCCTCCCGTGCTGGCTCCCATTACCAGCCTCATGATCACCTTCTCACTGATCAATATGTTCCTGGGCATCCGGGCAACCCAGAAGGAAACGGTGCGATCGCAAAACGCAGCGGGCATAGCCCGATCACGCAGACTGCCCATCGGCGTAGCCAATGCTATGGCGCAAACCCTGTTTGGCACGATCTATATGCTGCACTGGATTCCCGTCATGGCAACCACCACGCTACGAATGGCAATTCGTCCAAAGCGGCTGAAGTGGGTGAAAACCGTGCATCATGGCTCGACTCACGGCTAG
- a CDS encoding metallophosphoesterase family protein translates to MQVGVISDTHGLVRPEAIAALEGSELILHAGDIGKPEVLEQLKTIAPVIAVRGNNDTGEWAKAIPDRETIAIEGLSVHLLHIATDLDFNPQTAGVQIVISGHSHKPSIKDLNGVLFLNPGSAGPRRFKLPVTIAQLQITGTSANAEIVQLAV, encoded by the coding sequence ATGCAGGTTGGCGTCATTTCGGATACGCATGGGTTAGTTCGCCCGGAAGCGATCGCCGCTCTGGAAGGCTCGGAGCTAATTCTTCATGCGGGGGATATTGGCAAGCCGGAGGTTTTGGAGCAGCTCAAGACGATCGCCCCAGTAATTGCCGTGCGGGGCAACAATGATACCGGGGAGTGGGCGAAGGCAATTCCAGACCGGGAGACGATCGCGATCGAGGGGCTGTCGGTTCATTTGCTGCACATTGCGACGGATTTGGACTTCAATCCGCAAACTGCTGGCGTCCAGATTGTAATTAGCGGACATTCCCATAAGCCCAGCATCAAGGATTTGAACGGCGTACTGTTCCTCAATCCGGGCAGTGCCGGACCACGACGCTTCAAACTGCCTGTGACGATCGCCCAGCTTCAAATTACGGGGACGTCTGCGAATGCGGAAATTGTGCAATTAGCGGTTTAG
- a CDS encoding bifunctional folylpolyglutamate synthase/dihydrofolate synthase yields MLKKRLPLPARFDMSSFSSLPPAESAAIDPVLTEPALLEVEALLQQFEHFGVELGLERIECLLANLGNPERKVPIVHVAGSNGKGSVCAYLSSVLHEAGYRVGRYTSPHLVNWCERISISGEAIAPIELLETLRQVVEAIRADQPCPTQFEVITAAAWLYFAQQQVDLAVIEVGLGGRLDATNVCDRPLVSVITSLSLEHWQRLGPTLGHIAFEKAGILKPHCPAVIAPQPEEAAIVLRQRLQKLDCPAVWVNPAIEVVSPSGNDVQQGRWAEWQGHSLGNSEDNSEENSRENLQEDSVNRSLNEHTNDLSDRSPFQLESMQYPLPLLGAHQLINSALAIATLQILQQQGWQISREQIVAGMGKTTWQGRLQWIDWQGQPLLVDGAHNPAGAMMLRQYIDSSSPVSKPVAWVMGMISGKDHGDVFKALLRPGDRLYLVPVPNSTPVSLSQLSQLAWEVCPELKDCQMHADMVAGLHAAQLESTQSTIILCGSLYLIGHFFSLLAQVNSTD; encoded by the coding sequence ATGCTGAAAAAGCGTTTGCCGTTACCCGCCCGTTTTGATATGTCCAGTTTTTCTTCCCTTCCGCCGGCTGAATCCGCTGCGATCGATCCTGTACTAACAGAACCCGCACTGCTAGAAGTAGAGGCGCTGCTGCAACAGTTCGAGCATTTTGGCGTGGAGTTGGGCTTGGAGCGGATCGAATGCCTCCTGGCAAATTTGGGCAATCCGGAGCGGAAGGTGCCGATCGTCCATGTGGCGGGCAGCAATGGCAAAGGCTCGGTTTGTGCCTATCTGTCGTCCGTTTTACATGAGGCGGGCTATCGGGTGGGACGGTACACTTCTCCCCATTTGGTGAACTGGTGCGAACGGATTTCGATTAGTGGGGAAGCGATCGCGCCGATCGAGCTGCTGGAAACCCTGCGTCAGGTGGTGGAGGCAATTCGTGCCGATCAACCTTGTCCGACTCAGTTTGAGGTAATCACCGCCGCTGCGTGGCTTTATTTTGCTCAGCAGCAGGTAGACCTGGCAGTAATCGAAGTCGGGTTAGGGGGACGGCTGGACGCTACGAATGTCTGCGATCGTCCTTTGGTTAGCGTGATTACTTCCCTCAGCCTGGAACACTGGCAGCGGCTTGGACCTACTCTCGGACACATTGCCTTTGAAAAGGCGGGCATTCTAAAGCCCCACTGTCCGGCAGTGATTGCCCCTCAGCCAGAGGAAGCAGCGATCGTTCTGCGGCAGCGACTTCAGAAGCTAGACTGTCCTGCGGTGTGGGTGAATCCGGCGATCGAGGTCGTCAGCCCGTCAGGAAATGATGTTCAGCAAGGGCGATGGGCAGAGTGGCAGGGGCATTCCCTGGGCAATTCAGAAGATAATTCAGAAGAAAATTCACGGGAGAATCTACAGGAGGATTCTGTCAACCGTTCCCTCAACGAACATACAAACGATTTGTCTGACCGTTCACCCTTTCAGCTGGAATCGATGCAGTATCCGTTACCGCTGCTCGGTGCCCATCAGTTGATCAATTCGGCATTGGCGATCGCAACGCTGCAAATTCTTCAGCAGCAGGGCTGGCAAATCAGCCGCGAGCAAATTGTTGCCGGAATGGGCAAAACCACTTGGCAGGGTCGGCTTCAGTGGATTGACTGGCAGGGTCAGCCGCTCCTCGTTGATGGGGCACACAATCCGGCGGGTGCGATGATGCTGCGCCAGTATATCGATAGCAGTTCCCCGGTTAGCAAACCAGTCGCCTGGGTAATGGGCATGATTAGCGGCAAGGATCACGGAGATGTGTTCAAAGCGCTATTGCGTCCGGGCGATCGGCTCTATCTGGTGCCCGTACCCAACTCAACGCCCGTCAGCCTGTCTCAGCTCTCTCAACTTGCCTGGGAGGTCTGCCCCGAACTGAAGGACTGCCAGATGCACGCCGATATGGTTGCTGGACTGCACGCTGCCCAGTTGGAATCAACCCAATCCACGATCATCCTCTGTGGTTCGCTTTACCTGATTGGGCATTTCTTCAGTTTGCTTGCACAGGTAAATTCCACAGACTAA
- a CDS encoding DUF3007 family protein, with translation MRRIDVIGIGFGIFAAGGIIYLILQYAGLDSISAGIWSQALLVGGLVGWLLTYLFRVLTKNMTLAEQMRNYEDAVLQKRLEEMSPEELEKLQAEVEQEKRQSAGN, from the coding sequence ATGCGCCGAATTGATGTCATTGGAATTGGGTTTGGCATTTTTGCCGCTGGCGGGATCATCTACCTGATTTTGCAGTACGCAGGTCTGGACAGCATCAGTGCGGGGATCTGGAGTCAGGCATTACTGGTAGGGGGTCTCGTTGGCTGGCTGCTGACCTATCTGTTTCGCGTGTTGACGAAAAACATGACGCTGGCGGAACAGATGCGAAACTATGAAGATGCCGTGCTGCAAAAACGACTGGAAGAAATGTCGCCCGAAGAGTTGGAAAAGCTTCAGGCAGAGGTCGAGCAGGAAAAACGGCAATCGGCTGGTAACTAA
- the ndhL gene encoding NAD(P)H-quinone oxidoreductase subunit L: protein MTLPLVPLLYLALGGAYLVVIPALLFLYLKSRWYVASSIERVLMYFGVFFFFPGLALLSPFLNFRPEPRKI from the coding sequence ATGACACTTCCTCTTGTTCCCCTGCTGTACCTGGCTCTAGGTGGGGCTTATCTGGTGGTTATTCCAGCACTTCTGTTCCTGTACCTCAAGAGCCGCTGGTATGTGGCAAGCTCGATCGAGCGGGTGCTGATGTACTTTGGCGTATTTTTCTTTTTCCCCGGTCTGGCACTCCTGAGTCCGTTCCTCAACTTCCGCCCAGAACCCCGGAAGATCTAG
- a CDS encoding DUF1350 family protein encodes MEWQELYGNWVLIPPQPIAIIHFLGGAFVATAPQLTYRTLLEFLANQGYAIVATPFVNTLDHTTIAQRTLRIGNLGIEHLQTDILQEELPVYGMGHSMGCKVHLLIGSLYPQERAGNILISFNNYPARRSIPMLEQFSELSKVGSQWITQFTNQLSTQFKDLSLPQLANFDVEFTPSPEETNRLIAEHYQVKRNLLVKFNSDDIDQTKPLTLALNDRFPETTYLKILRGNHLTPCGQDIQWQTGKEFTPFDAIGQFFRQELTRDLNQLKRTLLYWLDPVYSDEIYSRDAE; translated from the coding sequence ATGGAATGGCAGGAACTCTACGGCAACTGGGTGCTGATCCCGCCCCAGCCCATCGCCATCATTCATTTTTTGGGCGGCGCATTTGTGGCAACCGCTCCCCAGCTCACCTACCGCACCCTGCTGGAATTCCTGGCAAACCAGGGCTATGCGATCGTGGCAACGCCGTTTGTGAATACGCTGGATCATACGACGATCGCCCAACGGACGCTGAGAATTGGCAATTTGGGGATCGAGCATCTGCAAACGGATATTTTGCAAGAGGAGTTGCCCGTCTACGGTATGGGTCACAGTATGGGCTGCAAAGTGCATTTGCTGATCGGCAGTTTATACCCGCAGGAACGCGCCGGAAATATTTTAATTTCGTTTAACAACTATCCGGCAAGGCGATCGATCCCGATGCTGGAGCAATTCAGCGAACTCTCGAAAGTCGGCAGCCAATGGATCACCCAATTCACCAATCAGCTTTCCACCCAGTTCAAGGACCTGTCCCTGCCCCAGCTTGCCAATTTTGACGTGGAATTTACCCCGTCCCCCGAAGAAACCAATCGCCTGATCGCCGAACACTATCAGGTCAAGCGCAACCTCCTGGTGAAGTTTAACAGCGACGACATCGACCAGACCAAACCCCTGACGCTAGCCCTGAACGATCGCTTCCCGGAAACCACCTATCTCAAAATCCTGCGCGGCAACCACCTCACCCCCTGCGGGCAGGATATCCAGTGGCAAACCGGCAAGGAATTCACCCCCTTCGATGCGATCGGGCAATTCTTCCGCCAGGAACTCACCCGCGATCTGAATCAGCTCAAACGCACTCTGCTTTATTGGCTTGATCCGGTTTATTCGGATGAGATTTACTCGCGGGATGCTGAGTAG
- a CDS encoding cupin has protein sequence MKNRDFLVTGDGSWRVCKPPKAWDLLRTPYHFHRFLTEVEDALNEDHDEIDRLAILRAIVRRLITNSYWLQTQKPELAETGIPAKMLYDEIGYPLTAQTAIAKPGIVSTIHNHGNWGIVAILEGEESNTIWRRVPDAKFPQRVEAVGEIILLPGDIISFTGDAIHSVKAIGDEPTFSFSLYGETYHSRRFEYDPIAHTAKNF, from the coding sequence ATGAAAAACCGAGATTTTCTGGTCACGGGGGATGGAAGCTGGCGGGTCTGCAAGCCTCCTAAAGCCTGGGATCTGCTGCGGACTCCCTACCACTTTCACCGCTTTCTCACCGAAGTCGAGGATGCCCTGAACGAAGATCACGATGAAATCGATCGGCTTGCCATTCTGAGGGCGATCGTGCGACGGCTGATTACTAATTCCTACTGGCTGCAAACCCAAAAGCCTGAACTCGCCGAGACGGGCATTCCGGCAAAAATGCTCTACGACGAAATCGGCTATCCGCTGACGGCGCAAACGGCGATTGCCAAACCGGGCATTGTCTCCACGATTCACAATCACGGTAACTGGGGCATTGTCGCCATTCTGGAAGGCGAGGAAAGCAATACGATCTGGCGGCGCGTCCCTGATGCTAAGTTTCCCCAGCGGGTAGAAGCCGTAGGCGAGATTATCCTGCTGCCCGGAGACATCATTAGCTTTACGGGAGATGCGATTCACAGCGTTAAAGCGATCGGTGACGAACCCACCTTCAGCTTCAGTCTCTACGGCGAAACCTACCATTCCCGCCGATTTGAGTACGATCCGATCGCACACACGGCGAAGAATTTTTAG
- a CDS encoding ABC transporter ATP-binding protein: MTDSRSRLKKLLSYMRPHWRGLAIGIVSLVVVNWISVQIPLLIRDGLDELQRNFNFDRVIYYSLLVLLLSTIMWGVRMSSRILLFGMGRQVEFDLKQKIFGHLLRLEPGYFAINTPGDLISRATSDVDNIRRLVGFAVLSTVNLILAYALTLPAMLMINVRLTLVAVAVYPLILALVQLFSHRLRNYQMHVQQETSSLSDLIQEDMSGIALIKIYAQEENERQAFRQLNQQLLKANLKLSKTQNTLFPLLRGLASVSQLALLALGVGAIGNNTLSVGDFVALLLFAERLVFPTALLGFTITAFQRGEVSIDRLEMILSTEPKIHDAADAISLTRSQVQGELQADNLTFSYPDAKQPALDRVKFLIHPGETVAIVGSIGSGKSTLANAIPRLLEIAPGQLFLDGYDITQLRLEDLRSAIAYVPQESFLFSTTIKNNIRYGDPLSEQPEVEYAAKQAQIHQEILNFPQHYETIVGERGITLSGGQRQRTALARALLTDAPVLILDDALSSVDNQTATEILHNLSEGTRRKTVLFISHQLSAAATADRILVMDHGRIVQAGTHTELLAESGLYRQLWDQHELREIQAS, encoded by the coding sequence ATGACTGACTCTCGTAGTCGGCTCAAAAAACTCCTGTCCTATATGCGTCCTCACTGGCGGGGACTGGCGATCGGGATAGTCTCTCTAGTAGTCGTCAACTGGATATCAGTGCAGATTCCGCTGCTGATTCGGGACGGGCTGGATGAGCTTCAGCGCAACTTTAACTTCGATCGCGTCATTTACTATTCGCTGCTGGTGCTGCTGCTGTCTACCATTATGTGGGGCGTGCGAATGTCATCGCGGATTCTGCTGTTTGGGATGGGGCGGCAGGTGGAGTTTGACCTGAAGCAGAAAATCTTTGGGCATCTGCTGAGGCTGGAACCGGGCTACTTTGCGATTAATACACCGGGGGATCTGATCAGCCGTGCCACAAGTGATGTCGATAATATTCGCCGCCTGGTGGGATTTGCCGTCCTGAGTACGGTGAATTTGATCCTCGCCTATGCCCTTACCCTGCCCGCGATGCTGATGATTAACGTGCGGCTGACGCTGGTGGCGGTGGCAGTGTATCCGCTGATTCTGGCATTGGTGCAGCTTTTCAGTCACCGATTGCGAAACTACCAGATGCACGTCCAGCAGGAAACCTCTAGCCTGAGTGACCTGATCCAGGAGGACATGAGCGGCATTGCGCTGATCAAGATCTACGCCCAGGAGGAAAACGAGCGACAGGCTTTCCGCCAGTTGAATCAGCAGTTGCTGAAGGCAAACCTGAAGCTTTCTAAAACTCAAAACACGCTGTTTCCGCTGCTGCGCGGATTGGCAAGTGTGAGTCAGCTGGCGCTGCTGGCGTTGGGGGTGGGGGCGATCGGCAATAACACTTTATCGGTGGGCGATTTTGTGGCGCTGCTGCTGTTTGCAGAACGGCTGGTGTTTCCCACAGCTTTGCTGGGCTTTACAATTACGGCATTCCAGCGGGGAGAAGTGAGTATCGATCGCCTGGAAATGATCCTCTCTACGGAACCCAAAATTCACGATGCAGCCGATGCGATTAGCCTGACGCGATCGCAAGTCCAGGGAGAACTCCAGGCGGATAACCTGACCTTTAGCTATCCCGATGCGAAGCAGCCTGCCCTCGATCGGGTCAAGTTTCTGATTCATCCGGGCGAGACGGTCGCCATTGTGGGATCGATTGGTTCCGGTAAAAGTACGCTGGCAAATGCGATTCCGCGTCTGCTGGAGATTGCCCCCGGTCAGCTATTTCTGGACGGATACGATATCACGCAGCTGCGGCTGGAGGATCTGCGATCGGCGATCGCCTATGTGCCGCAGGAAAGCTTTTTGTTTAGCACCACGATTAAGAACAACATTCGCTATGGCGACCCGCTGAGCGAACAGCCTGAGGTGGAATACGCCGCAAAACAGGCGCAAATTCACCAGGAAATCCTCAACTTCCCGCAGCACTACGAGACGATCGTGGGAGAACGAGGCATTACCCTCTCCGGCGGACAAAGACAGCGAACTGCCCTGGCTAGAGCCTTACTGACGGATGCCCCCGTGCTGATTCTGGACGATGCCCTCTCCAGCGTAGACAACCAGACCGCCACGGAAATTCTGCACAATCTTTCCGAAGGAACGCGCCGCAAAACGGTTTTGTTTATCTCTCACCAGCTTTCTGCCGCTGCCACCGCCGATCGTATTTTGGTGATGGATCACGGACGAATTGTGCAGGCGGGCACTCACACGGAACTGCTGGCGGAGTCGGGGCTGTATCGGCAGCTTTGGGATCAGCATGAGCTGCGGGAAATTCAAGCGAGTTAA
- a CDS encoding YdcF family protein, with product MGHALPQKQPQKKPMFELITQLILLTAIFFIVRYILQNFIDRRYLTWLGGIVLVLLLVLAFLEPTNRTVGILWSFIAFFLRPLGLSLAFLLASLRKGLKNVAGAQVLTAFIILLVFSLPLVAYALTAQTEQRTVLEAVQRQEASNPPEGQAIVVLGDGALPSDPSSRIRSQVSNTEGGLSINLQSRLLYAAQLYATRVARGTNPLVIVSSIDGNGERLNSEQNIRALLTANGVPNDRIQVDRDGVDPRSSAQAVQRILTGAAGNANCQIFAVCNNNASPVPVPVTANRVPIVLVAPALSIRRTASTFTNLNFRVIARPTDFYVFQIERGLQFAAVTDIIPSAEALVITTRVVDEYLATIYYFLRGWLADPLTV from the coding sequence TTGGGGCACGCCCTGCCGCAAAAACAGCCGCAAAAGAAGCCGATGTTTGAACTGATTACGCAACTGATCCTCCTGACCGCCATCTTTTTTATCGTTCGCTATATCCTGCAAAACTTTATCGATCGCCGCTACCTCACCTGGCTAGGCGGAATTGTACTGGTGCTGCTGCTGGTGCTGGCATTTTTGGAGCCGACGAATCGCACGGTGGGGATTCTGTGGTCGTTTATTGCCTTCTTTTTGCGACCGCTGGGGCTATCGCTGGCGTTTCTGCTAGCTTCCCTGCGCAAGGGTCTAAAGAATGTTGCTGGGGCACAGGTTCTGACAGCATTCATCATTTTGCTGGTGTTTAGTCTGCCGCTGGTAGCTTATGCGCTGACGGCTCAAACGGAACAGCGAACGGTGCTAGAAGCCGTGCAGCGACAGGAGGCAAGCAATCCCCCGGAAGGGCAGGCGATCGTTGTATTAGGGGATGGGGCACTCCCTTCCGATCCGTCTTCGCGAATTCGATCGCAGGTGAGCAATACAGAAGGAGGGCTGAGCATTAATCTTCAGTCGCGGCTGCTCTATGCAGCTCAGCTTTATGCGACTCGTGTGGCGCGTGGCACAAATCCACTGGTGATTGTCAGCAGTATTGACGGCAACGGCGAACGGCTCAACAGTGAACAGAATATTCGGGCACTGCTAACGGCAAACGGCGTTCCGAACGATCGAATTCAGGTCGATCGCGATGGGGTTGATCCGCGCAGCAGTGCCCAGGCGGTTCAGCGTATTCTGACGGGTGCAGCGGGGAATGCCAACTGTCAGATCTTTGCGGTCTGTAATAACAATGCCTCTCCGGTTCCGGTTCCCGTGACAGCCAATCGAGTGCCGATCGTCCTGGTTGCGCCTGCGCTTTCGATCCGGCGAACTGCCTCCACGTTTACCAATCTCAACTTCCGGGTGATTGCCCGACCGACAGATTTCTATGTTTTTCAGATTGAGCGAGGACTTCAGTTTGCTGCCGTCACGGACATTATTCCTAGCGCGGAGGCGTTGGTGATTACGACGCGGGTGGTCGATGAGTATCTGGCAACCATTTACTACTTCCTGCGAGGCTGGTTAGCCGACCCATTGACCGTTTAA
- a CDS encoding indolepyruvate ferredoxin oxidoreductase subunit alpha — MPHTIVTNTCEGIADCVDACPVACIHEGPGKNTKGTDWYWIDFSTCIDCGICLQVCPVEGAIVPEERPDLQSTPK; from the coding sequence ATGCCGCATACGATCGTAACCAACACCTGCGAGGGCATTGCTGACTGCGTAGATGCCTGCCCGGTTGCCTGTATTCACGAAGGTCCAGGGAAAAATACCAAAGGCACCGACTGGTACTGGATTGATTTTTCCACCTGCATTGACTGCGGCATTTGCCTGCAAGTTTGCCCTGTAGAAGGGGCGATCGTCCCGGAAGAACGTCCGGATTTGCAGTCCACGCCGAAATAG